One Kineococcus radiotolerans SRS30216 = ATCC BAA-149 DNA window includes the following coding sequences:
- a CDS encoding class I SAM-dependent methyltransferase, producing the protein MSGPGHFESRAEVYDRARPPYPQALWDRLRELGLLRSGARVVELGAGSGLATAPLVAAGARVTAVEPGPALAGLLRRRLPAVTVHETTAEAARFDPGSFDLAVAATAVHWFDLDVVLPALHGWLRPDGALVVFRHAFGDPTVAPTPFRARVAAITGRRGGPPRPGPGELDTQEWATRLSGGGRFAPSHVEEFRWRAELSADGVRDLFSTFSDWSPAEVAEAGRAVEDLGGRVVEHYVVPLIVLRRRRVPPVLRSAV; encoded by the coding sequence GTGAGCGGGCCGGGGCACTTCGAGAGCCGGGCCGAGGTGTACGACCGGGCCCGTCCGCCCTACCCGCAGGCCCTCTGGGACCGGTTGCGCGAGCTGGGGCTGCTCCGGTCCGGGGCACGGGTCGTGGAGCTGGGGGCGGGCAGCGGCCTGGCCACCGCGCCCCTGGTCGCCGCGGGCGCCCGGGTGACGGCCGTCGAACCCGGCCCCGCGCTGGCGGGTCTGCTCCGCCGCCGCCTGCCCGCGGTGACCGTCCACGAGACGACCGCGGAGGCGGCCCGCTTCGACCCCGGGTCGTTCGACCTGGCGGTCGCGGCCACGGCGGTGCACTGGTTCGACCTCGACGTCGTCCTGCCCGCGCTGCACGGCTGGCTGCGTCCCGACGGCGCCCTCGTGGTCTTCCGCCACGCCTTCGGCGACCCGACCGTCGCCCCCACCCCCTTCCGGGCGCGGGTCGCGGCGATCACCGGGCGCCGTGGCGGCCCCCCGCGGCCCGGCCCGGGCGAGCTCGACACGCAGGAGTGGGCGACCCGGCTCAGCGGGGGCGGGCGCTTCGCGCCCAGCCACGTCGAGGAGTTCCGCTGGCGGGCGGAGCTGTCCGCGGACGGGGTCCGGGACCTGTTCTCCACGTTCAGCGACTGGTCCCCGGCCGAGGTCGCCGAGGCCGGCCGGGCCGTGGAGGACCTCGGCGGGCGGGTCGTCGAGCACTACGTCGTCCCGCTGATCGTGCTGCGCCGTCGCCGGGTCCCCCCGGTGCTACGGTCCGCCGTGTGA
- the dapB gene encoding 4-hydroxy-tetrahydrodipicolinate reductase → MTVRVAVAGARGRMGSQAVAAVEAAADLELVAALGRGDSLDAAAGADVLVDLTVPGSVMANVEGALARGLHVVTGTTGFTPERVAQVEGWAAAAGRNVLIATNFGIGAVLVMQLAAKAARFFESVEVVELHHPGKVDAPSGSAIRTAQLVAAARAEAGLGPSPDATETELPGARGAVVDGIHVHAVRMRGMTAHQEVILGGPGETLTLRDDTYDRSAYMPGLLLGVRQVAQRPGVTVGLEHYLDLD, encoded by the coding sequence GTGACGGTGCGCGTCGCCGTCGCCGGGGCCCGGGGCCGGATGGGTTCGCAGGCCGTCGCCGCCGTGGAGGCGGCCGCGGACCTCGAGCTCGTCGCGGCCCTGGGCCGCGGCGACTCCCTGGACGCGGCCGCCGGGGCCGACGTGCTCGTGGACCTCACCGTCCCGGGCTCGGTCATGGCCAACGTCGAGGGGGCCCTCGCCCGGGGCCTGCACGTGGTGACGGGCACCACGGGCTTCACCCCCGAGCGCGTCGCGCAGGTCGAGGGGTGGGCCGCCGCGGCCGGGCGCAACGTGCTGATCGCGACGAACTTCGGGATCGGCGCGGTCCTCGTCATGCAGCTCGCGGCCAAGGCCGCGCGGTTCTTCGAGTCCGTCGAGGTCGTCGAGCTGCACCACCCGGGCAAGGTCGACGCCCCCAGCGGCTCGGCGATCCGCACCGCGCAGCTCGTCGCGGCCGCGCGCGCCGAGGCGGGGCTCGGGCCGTCCCCGGACGCCACCGAGACCGAGCTGCCCGGGGCCCGGGGTGCGGTCGTCGACGGGATCCATGTGCACGCCGTCCGGATGCGCGGGATGACCGCGCACCAGGAGGTGATCCTGGGCGGGCCGGGGGAGACCCTCACCCTCCGCGACGACACCTACGACCGGTCCGCGTACATGCCCGGTCTGCTCCTCGGCGTCCGCCAGGTCGCCCAGCGCCCCGGGGTCACCGTGGGCCTCGAGCATTACCTGGACCTGGACTAG
- a CDS encoding glutathione-independent formaldehyde dehydrogenase yields MKAVVYQGPKDVVVKEVPDARVEEPTDAVVRITTTNICGSDLHMYEGRTSVEEGKVLGHENTGVVEAVGSGVSRVKVGDRVSVPFNIACGSCRNCVHGWTSFCLRMNPTEGMDGAAYGYANMGPYDGGQAEFLRVPHADFNLLDLPAGTEHENDFTMLSDIFPTGWHGVELSGMVPGDDVAVFGAGPVGLMAAHSALIKGASRVFVVDKAPDRLRLAASIGAVPVDFSAGDPVEQITEQTRGRGVDRGVEAVGYQAHDPSGEEHPELVLDNLVKVVRATGGIGVVGVYMPEDPGAANEGAKQGRIGWDYGTFFTKGQSMGTGQAPVMRYNRQLRDLIVAGRATPGFIVSHELPLEQAPEGYRNFDDRVEGWTKVLLHPGS; encoded by the coding sequence GTGAAGGCCGTCGTCTACCAGGGCCCGAAGGACGTCGTCGTGAAGGAGGTCCCCGACGCCCGCGTCGAGGAACCCACCGACGCCGTCGTCCGCATCACCACCACCAACATCTGCGGTTCCGACCTGCACATGTACGAGGGCCGCACCTCCGTGGAGGAGGGCAAGGTCCTCGGCCACGAGAACACCGGCGTCGTCGAGGCCGTCGGCTCCGGCGTGAGCCGGGTGAAGGTCGGCGACCGCGTGTCGGTCCCCTTCAACATCGCCTGCGGCAGCTGCCGCAACTGCGTGCACGGGTGGACCTCGTTCTGCCTGCGGATGAACCCCACCGAGGGCATGGACGGCGCGGCCTACGGCTACGCCAACATGGGCCCCTACGACGGCGGGCAGGCGGAGTTCCTGCGCGTCCCGCACGCCGACTTCAACCTGCTCGACCTGCCCGCCGGCACCGAGCACGAGAACGACTTCACGATGCTCTCCGACATCTTCCCCACCGGCTGGCACGGGGTGGAGCTGTCCGGGATGGTCCCCGGCGACGACGTCGCCGTGTTCGGCGCCGGCCCCGTCGGCCTGATGGCCGCCCACAGCGCGCTGATCAAGGGCGCCTCGCGGGTGTTCGTCGTGGACAAGGCCCCCGACCGGCTGCGGCTGGCCGCGAGCATCGGCGCGGTCCCGGTCGACTTCTCCGCCGGCGACCCGGTCGAGCAGATCACCGAGCAGACCCGCGGGCGCGGGGTCGACCGCGGCGTGGAGGCCGTCGGCTACCAGGCCCACGACCCCTCCGGCGAGGAGCACCCCGAGCTCGTCCTGGACAACCTGGTGAAGGTCGTGCGCGCCACCGGCGGCATCGGCGTCGTGGGCGTCTACATGCCCGAGGACCCCGGCGCGGCGAACGAGGGCGCGAAGCAGGGGCGCATCGGCTGGGACTACGGGACGTTCTTCACCAAGGGCCAGTCCATGGGCACCGGGCAGGCGCCCGTGATGCGCTACAACCGCCAGCTGCGCGACCTCATCGTCGCCGGACGGGCCACCCCGGGCTTCATCGTCTCCCACGAGCTCCCGCTGGAGCAGGCGCCCGAGGGGTACCGCAACTTCGACGACCGCGTCGAGGGCTGGACCAAGGTCCTCCTGCACCCGGGGTCCTGA
- a CDS encoding beta-phosphoglucomutase family hydrolase produces MLGLPDDVTALLFDLDGVLTDTASVHDAAWTATFDAYLHERADHLGEEFRPFDPVEDYARHVDGKPRPDGVRDFLASRGIELPEGDADDPVDQAFADVTVAGLGNRKNADLLRRIATDGVTVYEGSRRYLQAAQEAGLRRAVVSSSANTQQVLEVTGLARFVEERVDGLTLRERGLRGKPAPDSFLAGAAALGVDPARAAVFEDALSGVEAGRAGGFGVVVGVDRVGHADALRAHGADVVVQDLDELLDGPR; encoded by the coding sequence GTGCTCGGACTCCCGGACGACGTGACCGCCCTGCTCTTCGACCTCGACGGTGTCCTCACCGACACCGCCTCCGTCCACGACGCGGCCTGGACAGCGACGTTCGACGCCTACCTGCACGAACGCGCCGACCACCTCGGGGAGGAGTTCCGCCCCTTCGACCCCGTCGAGGACTACGCCCGCCACGTCGACGGGAAACCGCGCCCCGACGGGGTCCGCGACTTCCTCGCCAGCCGCGGGATCGAACTGCCCGAGGGGGACGCCGACGACCCGGTCGACCAGGCGTTCGCGGACGTCACCGTCGCCGGGCTGGGCAACCGGAAGAACGCTGACCTGCTGCGGCGCATCGCGACCGACGGGGTGACGGTCTACGAGGGTTCCCGGCGCTACCTGCAGGCCGCGCAGGAGGCCGGGCTGCGCCGGGCGGTGGTCTCCTCCAGCGCGAACACCCAGCAGGTGCTGGAGGTCACCGGGCTCGCGCGGTTCGTCGAGGAACGCGTCGACGGGCTGACGCTGCGGGAGCGGGGCCTGAGGGGCAAACCCGCCCCGGACAGCTTCCTGGCCGGGGCCGCGGCGCTCGGGGTGGACCCCGCCCGCGCCGCCGTCTTCGAGGACGCGCTGTCCGGGGTCGAGGCGGGCCGCGCCGGCGGCTTCGGCGTCGTCGTCGGCGTGGACCGCGTCGGGCACGCCGACGCGCTGCGCGCGCACGGGGCGGACGTCGTCGTGCAGGACCTCGACGAACTGCTGGACGGGCCCCGGTGA
- a CDS encoding M16 family metallopeptidase, whose protein sequence is MSPILPGNPVELPVEAAGGVPATTVLSTADGAVVTRTVLPCGARVLTEAMPGQRSASVGCWVGVGSRDETKGHFGSTHFLEHLLFKGTERRDAMDIASAFDAVGGEANAATGKEHTTYYARVLDADLPMAIDVVTDMVTSAVLDDDDFTSEREVILEELAMNDDDPGDVAHERFAELVLGRHPLARPIGGTPDTIRAVGRDDVWAHYREHYQPSSLVFTAAGGLDHDEVVACVQRELDRAAGDLAQAAPRPRRTSGEVSGGLEAGAALVVDRQTEQAHVLLGMTGITATDERRFTLSVLNAVLGGGMSSRLFQEVREKRGLAYSVYSFNANYADSGYVGLYAGCSPAKAAQVAELMLAELEKLATSPLEAEELGRGVGQLTGGLVLGLEDSGSRMNRLGKSELTHGQFLDVDGVLANVRAVTAEDVQTLAADLLSRPRSVTVVGPFADDTAFRGVVR, encoded by the coding sequence GTGTCGCCCATCCTCCCCGGGAACCCCGTCGAGCTGCCCGTCGAGGCGGCCGGCGGGGTTCCCGCTACCACCGTCCTCTCCACCGCCGACGGTGCCGTCGTGACCCGCACGGTGCTGCCGTGCGGGGCGCGGGTGCTCACCGAGGCGATGCCGGGTCAGCGCTCGGCCAGCGTCGGCTGCTGGGTGGGCGTCGGCTCGCGCGACGAGACGAAGGGTCACTTCGGCTCGACGCACTTCCTGGAGCACCTGCTCTTCAAGGGCACCGAGCGGCGGGACGCGATGGACATCGCCTCCGCCTTCGACGCCGTCGGGGGCGAGGCCAACGCCGCCACCGGCAAGGAGCACACCACCTACTACGCGCGGGTCCTGGACGCGGACCTGCCGATGGCGATCGACGTCGTCACCGACATGGTGACCTCGGCGGTCCTCGACGACGACGACTTCACCAGCGAGCGCGAGGTCATCCTCGAGGAGCTGGCGATGAACGACGACGACCCCGGCGACGTCGCGCACGAGCGCTTCGCCGAGCTCGTCCTGGGCCGCCACCCGCTGGCCCGCCCCATCGGGGGCACGCCCGACACCATCCGGGCCGTCGGCCGCGACGACGTGTGGGCGCACTACCGCGAGCACTACCAGCCGTCCTCGCTGGTCTTCACGGCCGCGGGCGGCCTCGACCACGACGAGGTCGTCGCCTGCGTCCAGCGCGAGCTGGACCGCGCCGCGGGCGACCTCGCCCAGGCCGCGCCCCGGCCCCGGCGCACCAGCGGCGAGGTCAGCGGCGGTCTGGAGGCGGGCGCCGCCCTGGTGGTGGACCGCCAGACCGAGCAGGCGCACGTCCTGCTGGGGATGACGGGCATCACCGCCACCGACGAGCGCCGCTTCACCCTCTCGGTGCTCAACGCCGTCCTCGGCGGCGGGATGAGCAGCCGGCTGTTCCAGGAGGTCCGGGAGAAGCGCGGGCTGGCCTACTCGGTGTACTCGTTCAACGCCAACTACGCCGACTCCGGCTACGTCGGGCTGTACGCGGGCTGCTCCCCGGCCAAGGCCGCGCAGGTCGCCGAGCTCATGCTGGCCGAGCTCGAGAAGCTCGCCACGAGCCCGCTGGAGGCCGAGGAGCTCGGCCGCGGCGTGGGGCAGCTGACCGGGGGCCTGGTGCTGGGCCTGGAGGACTCCGGGTCCCGCATGAACCGCCTGGGCAAGTCCGAGCTCACCCACGGGCAGTTCCTCGACGTCGACGGGGTGCTCGCCAACGTCCGCGCCGTCACCGCCGAGGACGTGCAGACCCTGGCCGCGGACCTGCTGTCCCGGCCGCGGTCGGTGACCGTGGTGGGTCCCTTCGCCGACGACACCGCCTTCCGGGGCGTCGTCCGGTGA
- a CDS encoding VOC family protein: MTVIQFEGVTVLADDVAGTAGFYEHALGFEVVVRETDYVAFDTGTGVRLAVFRRSGMGAHTHDHPSFRQPRSGQAVELNFRCATPQEVRERFAGLVARGAVVVAEPADRDWGQIAGFFADPEGNVHSLFADLPA, encoded by the coding sequence GTGACGGTGATCCAGTTCGAGGGGGTGACGGTGCTCGCCGACGACGTGGCGGGCACCGCGGGGTTCTACGAGCACGCCCTCGGGTTCGAGGTGGTGGTGCGCGAGACGGACTACGTCGCCTTCGACACCGGGACGGGCGTGCGGCTGGCCGTCTTCCGGCGCTCGGGGATGGGCGCGCACACCCACGACCACCCCTCGTTCCGCCAGCCCCGCAGCGGGCAGGCGGTGGAGCTGAACTTCCGGTGCGCCACCCCGCAGGAGGTGCGCGAACGCTTCGCCGGGCTGGTCGCCCGCGGGGCGGTGGTGGTCGCGGAACCGGCCGACCGCGACTGGGGGCAGATCGCCGGCTTCTTCGCCGACCCCGAGGGCAACGTCCACTCGCTGTTCGCCGACCTCCCGGCCTGA
- a CDS encoding glycoside hydrolase family 65 protein: MIAQDTFPVEPWCVRENRLDLGILGNTESVFALSNGHIGFRGNLDEGEPHGLPGTYLNSFYEERPLPYAEAGYGYPEVGQTVVNVTDGKIVRLFVDDEPFDVRYGTLTAHERVLDLRAGTLVRTAEWTSPVGKRVRIRTTRLVSFVQRAVAAVEYVVEAVDAGARITLQSELVANEVLPEQSDDPRVAAVLRSPLVGVEHDSGRAGATLVHRTRASGLQMAAGMENHVEAPGRVDVETHDAEDWARTTVVCALAAGERVRLTKFIAYGWSGLRSQPALRDQVAGALSGARFTGFEGLLREQREYLDEFWDSADVEVEGDAEVQQAVRFALFHVLQAGARAEGRGIPGKGLTGPGYDGHTFWDTEAYVLPVLTYTAPEAVADALRWRASTIGLARQRAGVLGLRGAAFPWRTIRGEESSGYWPAGTAAFHVNADIAAAVERYRVATGSEALEGDGGLLVLVETARLWMSLGHHDAAGRWHVAGVTGPDEYTAVVNDNLFTNLAAAQNLRVAAQACQRHPDLARSLGVDLEEQASWRDAADAVHVPYDEDLRVHQQCEGFTRLPEWDFTVNAKYPLLLHSPYFDLYRRQVVKQADLQMALFWFPDRFSDEDKARAVDYYERRTVRDSSLSAAIQAITAAEVGHLELAHDYVYEAATVDLRDLHHNSADGLHMASLAGTWLALVQGFGGMRDTGGQLGFRPRLPHGISRLRFSIRWRDAKVCVDVRGQEVTYTMRDHGSSVELLHDGEAVTVRAGSPVVRPLAHVEPLLPRPVQPPGREPAHRQHGLGARPPR, from the coding sequence GTGATCGCCCAGGACACCTTCCCCGTCGAACCCTGGTGCGTGCGGGAGAACCGCCTGGACCTCGGGATCCTCGGCAACACCGAGTCCGTCTTCGCGCTGTCCAACGGGCACATCGGTTTCCGCGGGAACCTCGACGAGGGCGAACCCCACGGCCTGCCCGGCACCTACCTGAACTCCTTCTACGAGGAACGCCCCCTCCCCTACGCCGAAGCCGGGTACGGCTACCCCGAGGTCGGCCAGACCGTCGTCAACGTCACCGACGGCAAGATCGTGCGGTTGTTCGTCGACGACGAGCCCTTCGACGTCCGCTACGGGACCCTGACCGCCCACGAGCGGGTGCTCGACCTGCGGGCGGGCACCCTGGTGCGGACGGCGGAGTGGACCTCCCCGGTCGGCAAGCGCGTCCGGATCCGCACGACCCGGCTGGTGTCGTTCGTGCAGCGGGCGGTCGCCGCCGTCGAGTACGTCGTCGAGGCCGTCGACGCCGGTGCCCGCATCACCCTGCAGTCCGAACTGGTCGCCAACGAGGTCCTGCCCGAGCAGTCCGACGACCCGCGGGTGGCGGCCGTGCTGCGCTCCCCGCTGGTCGGGGTCGAGCACGACTCCGGCCGGGCCGGGGCCACCCTGGTGCACCGGACCCGCGCGAGCGGCCTGCAGATGGCCGCGGGGATGGAGAACCACGTCGAGGCCCCCGGCAGGGTGGACGTCGAGACCCACGACGCCGAGGACTGGGCCCGCACGACGGTCGTGTGCGCGCTGGCGGCGGGTGAACGGGTGCGGCTGACCAAGTTCATCGCCTACGGCTGGTCGGGGCTGCGGTCGCAGCCGGCGCTGCGCGACCAGGTGGCCGGGGCGCTCAGCGGGGCGCGGTTCACCGGGTTCGAGGGGCTGCTGCGCGAGCAGCGGGAGTACCTCGACGAGTTCTGGGACTCCGCCGACGTCGAGGTCGAGGGGGACGCGGAGGTCCAGCAGGCCGTGCGCTTCGCGCTGTTCCACGTCCTGCAGGCCGGGGCGCGGGCCGAGGGGCGGGGGATCCCCGGCAAGGGGCTGACCGGCCCGGGGTACGACGGCCACACGTTCTGGGACACCGAGGCCTACGTCCTGCCCGTCCTCACCTACACCGCCCCCGAGGCCGTCGCCGACGCGCTGCGCTGGCGCGCCTCCACGATCGGGCTCGCCCGCCAGCGCGCCGGGGTCCTCGGCCTGCGCGGGGCGGCGTTCCCGTGGCGGACGATCCGGGGCGAGGAGTCCTCGGGGTACTGGCCCGCGGGGACGGCGGCGTTCCACGTGAACGCCGACATCGCCGCCGCGGTGGAGCGCTACCGGGTCGCCACCGGCAGCGAGGCCCTGGAGGGCGACGGCGGGCTGCTGGTCCTGGTGGAGACGGCGCGGCTGTGGATGTCGCTGGGCCACCACGACGCGGCCGGCCGCTGGCACGTCGCGGGCGTCACCGGGCCCGACGAGTACACCGCGGTGGTCAACGACAACCTCTTCACCAACCTCGCCGCCGCGCAGAACCTCCGCGTCGCCGCGCAGGCCTGCCAGCGCCACCCGGACCTGGCCCGGTCCCTGGGCGTGGACCTGGAGGAGCAGGCGTCCTGGCGCGACGCCGCGGACGCGGTGCACGTCCCCTACGACGAGGACCTGCGGGTGCACCAGCAGTGCGAGGGCTTCACCCGCCTGCCCGAGTGGGACTTCACCGTGAACGCGAAGTACCCGCTGCTGCTGCACTCGCCGTACTTCGACCTCTACCGCCGCCAGGTCGTCAAGCAGGCCGACCTGCAGATGGCGCTGTTCTGGTTCCCCGACCGGTTCAGCGACGAGGACAAGGCCCGCGCGGTGGACTACTACGAGCGGCGCACCGTGCGCGACTCCTCGTTGTCCGCGGCCATCCAGGCCATCACCGCCGCCGAGGTCGGCCACCTGGAACTGGCCCACGACTACGTCTACGAGGCCGCGACGGTCGACCTGCGCGACCTGCACCACAACTCCGCCGACGGCCTGCACATGGCCTCCCTCGCCGGGACGTGGCTGGCCCTGGTCCAGGGTTTCGGGGGGATGCGGGACACCGGCGGGCAGCTCGGTTTCCGGCCCCGGCTGCCGCACGGGATCAGCCGGCTGAGGTTCAGCATCCGCTGGCGCGACGCGAAGGTCTGCGTCGACGTCCGCGGCCAGGAGGTCACGTACACGATGCGCGACCACGGGTCCAGCGTCGAGCTCCTCCACGACGGGGAGGCCGTCACGGTCCGCGCCGGCTCCCCGGTGGTCCGTCCCCTCGCCCACGTCGAGCCGCTGCTGCCGCGCCCGGTGCAGCCGCCGGGGCGGGAACCGGCGCACCGCCAGCACGGGCTGGGGGCGCGTCCGCCCCGGTGA